A stretch of Oryza brachyantha chromosome 4, ObraRS2, whole genome shotgun sequence DNA encodes these proteins:
- the LOC102716034 gene encoding probable beta-D-xylosidase 6, producing MYNLPLLLLLVVAGAGAGAGDGAAAASNARPCGSWAAKSHPFCNATLPFPARARALVSLLTLDEKIAQLSNTAAGVPRLGIPPFEWWSESLHGVCDNGPGINFSSGPVRSATTFPQVILSAAAFNRSLWRTVAQAIAVEARAMHNSGQAGLTFWAPNINVFRDPRWGRGQETPGEDPAVISAYSVEYVKGFQGDYGEEGRMMLSACCKHYIAYDLEKWKGFTRYTFDAKVNVQDMEDTYQPPFKSCIQEGRASCLMCSYNQVNGVPACARKDILQKARDEWGFQGYVTSDCDAVAIIHENQTYTVSDEDSVAVVLKAGMDINCGSFLIRHTKSAIEKGKIQEEDINHALFNLFSVQLRLGFFDQSNGNQWFTQLGPNNVCTREHRELAAEAVRQGAVLLKNDNSFLPLKRSEVGHIAIIGPGADDPYILGGDYTGVPCDSTTFVKGMQTYVSQTTFAAGCKDVPCNSTDGFGEAIEAAKRADIVVLIAGLNLTEETEDHDRVSLLLPGSQMDLVHAIAGVTKKPLVLVLLGGGPVDVSFAKHDPHIASILWIGYPGEVGGHVLPEILFGKYNPGGKLPITWYPESFTAVPMNDMNMRADESRGYPGRTYRFYTGDVVYGFGYGLSYSKYSYSFLQAPKKISLSHSSLPDLISRKPAYTRRDGLDYAQVEDIASCEALQFPVHISVSNDGTMDGSHAVLLFARSKPSFPGSPIKQLVGFERVHTVAGRSTDLGITVDPCKLMSSANTEGRRVLFLGTHVLMVGEEEHELLIEA from the exons ATGTACAATCTTCCCCTGCTCCTACTCCTTGTCGTcgctggcgccggcgcgggcgcgggcgatggagccgcggcggcgtcgaatGCGCGCCCGTGCGGCTCGTGGGCGGCCAAATCCCACCCCTTCTGCAACGCCACCCTCCCCTTCcctgcacgcgcgcgcgccctcGTCTCCCTCCTCACGCTCGACGAGAAGATAGCGCAGCTCTCCAACACCGCCGCGGGCGTCCCCCGCCTCGGCATCCCCCCCTTCGAGTGGTGGTCGGAGTCCCTCCATGGCGTCTGCGACAACGGCCCGGGGATCAACTTCTCCTCGGGCCCCGTCCGCTCGGCGACCACCTTCCCGCAGGTCATCCTCTCAGCCGCAGCGTTCAACCGCTCCCTGTGGCGCACAGTGGCCCAGGCCATCGCGGTGGAGGCGCGCGCCATGCACAACTCCGGCCAGGCCGGGCTCACGTTCTGGGCACCCAACATCAACGTCTTCCGCGACCCACGGTGGGGCCGCGGCCAGGAGACGCCGGGAGAGGACCCCGCCGTCATCTCCGCGTACTCTGTTGAGTATGTGAAGGGGTTCCAGGGGGACTACGGAGAGGAAGGCAGGATGATGCTCTCCGCCTGCTGCAAGCACTACATCGCGTATGATTTGGAGAAATGGAAGGGTTTTACACGTTACACCTTCGATGCCAAG GTTAATGTGCAAGATATGGAAGACACATACCAGCCTCCCTTCAAGAGCTGCATCCAGGAAGGTCGTGCAAGTTGCTTGATGTGTTCATACAACCAGGTAAATGGTGTCCCAGCATGTGCCCGCAAAGATATCCTGCAGAAGGCTAGGGATGAATGGGGATTTCAAGG GTATGTTACATCTGATTGTGATGCTGTGGCCATAATTCATGAAAACCAGACATACACAGTCTCAGATGAAGATTCAGTTGCCGTTGTTCTTAAGGCAG ggaTGGACATCAACTGTGGGTCTTTTCTAATTCGGCATACGAAGTCCGCAATTGAGAAGGGAAAGATCCAAGAAGAAGATATCAACCATGCCCTTTTTAATCTATTCTCGGTTCAGCTCCGTCTTGGTTTTTTTGATCAGTCCAACGGGAATCAGTGGTTTACACAATTAGGACCCAACAATGTGTGCACAAGAGAGCATAGGGAACTTGCAGCAGAAGCTGTAAGGCAGGGTGCTGTCCTTTTGAAAAACGACAACAGTTTTTTGCCTCTGAAGAGAAGTGAAGTTGGTCATATTGCTATTATTGGACCAGGTGCAGATGATCCATATATATTAGGTGGTGACTACACAG GTGTCCCTTGTGATTCCACCACCTTTGTTAAAGGCATGCAAACCTATGTTTCCCAGACAACCTTTGCTGCCGGATGCAAGGATGTTCCCTGTAACTCAACAGATGGATTTGGTGAAGCCATTGAAGCAGCTAAAAGAGCTGATATTGTTGTTCTAATTGCTGGGTTGAACCTAACTGAAGAAACTGAAGATCACGATAGAGTGAGCCTTCTCCTTCCAGGCAGCCAGATGGATCTAGTACATGCTATTGCTGGTGTAACAAAGAAACCACTTGTGTTGGTTCTCTTGGGTGGTGGTCCTGTTGATGTTTCATTTGCAAAGCACGATCCACATATTGCAAGTATTCTTTGGATTGGCTATCCTGGTGAAGTTGGCGGACATGTTCTTCCAGAAATTCTTTTTGGCAAATACAACCCAG GAGGAAAGCTACCCATAACTTGGTACCCTGAATCCTTCACTGCTGTTCCAATGAATGATATGAACATGAGAGCTGACGAGTCACGTGGTTACCCAGGAAGAACATATAGATTTTACACAGGAGATGTTGTGTATGGGTTTGGGTATGGTCTGAGctactcaaaatattcgtacAGCTTCTTGCAGGCGCCAAAGAAAATTAGCTTGTCCCATTCGTCACTTCCAGATCTTATCAGCAGGAAGCCTGCATACACAAGGAGGGATGGACTTGATTATGCCCAAGTTGAAGACATTGCCTCATGCGAGGCACTACAATTTCCTGTTCACATCTCGGTTTCCAACGATGGTACCATGGACGGGAGCCATGCTGTTCTATTGTTTGCAAGATCGAAACCGAGCTTTCCTGGATCCCCTATCAAACAACTAGTTGGCTTTGAGCGTGTGCATACTGTCGCTGGCAGATCCACTGATTTGGGAATCACTGTCGATCCCTGCAAGCTAATGAGCTCAGCCAACACTGAAGGCAGAAGGGTGCTGTTCCTGGGAACACATGTTCTGATGGTGGGAGAGGAAGAACACGAGCTGCTCATCGAAGCATGA
- the LOC102719289 gene encoding E3 ubiquitin-protein ligase RMA1H1-like isoform X1, with amino-acid sequence MQCSVRPTKQPARVIVRMDQIYMAAVNNQTSLPDDEPVKKISGDMPVTAGNACFDCNICLDFAAEPVVTLCGHLYCWPCIYEWLRPGVESTASNNRSSSRRQCPVCKATLSPDMLVPLYGRGGSLKKSLNGVAIPRRPTVKREAVEHQNTQNSINDRHHQNMEPSPPLHPLRQSNHNSSATEFDFIYPPSPMGRGLIHSTAGGVLGGMAVAVLPWAFRGQVPPSMFMSPHYVTAHNMSSRARRQQMEVERSLHQIWFFLFVFVVLCLLLF; translated from the coding sequence ATGCAGTGCTCTGTTCGTCCAACCAAACAGCCTGCAAGGGTCATCGTCAGAATGGATCAGATTTACATGGCTGCTGTCAATAACCAAACTTCATTGCCTGATGATGAGCCAGTGAAGAAAATTAGTGGAGACATGCCCGTGACTGCTGGAAATGCTTGCTTCGACTGCAACATTTGCCTTGATTTTGCAGCAGAGCCGGTGGTTACTCTTTGTGGTCATCTGTACTGCTGGCCTTGCATCTATGAGTGGTTACGCCCAGGTGTTGAATCTACTGCCAGTAACAACAGGAGTTCGTCAAGGCGACAGTGCCCTGTGTGTAAGGCTACACTCTCCCCGGACATGCTTGTGCCATTGTATGGTCGTGGGGGGAGTTTGAAGAAATCACTGAACGGCGTGGCTATTCCACGGAGACCAACTGTGAAGCGCGAGGCGGTTGAGCATCAAAATACACAGAACAGCATCAATGATCGGCATCACCAGAACATGGAACCCAGCCCTCCACTACATCCGCTGAGGCAGTCGAACCACAATTCCAGTGCCACCGAATTTGATTTCATTTACCCGCCATCACCAATGGGGCGTGGCCTGATCCACTCGACTGCTGGCGGTGTGCTTGGTGGGATGGCTGTGGCGGTGCTACCATGGGCATTCCGTGGCCAGGTGCCACCGAGCATGTTCATGAGTCCTCATTATGTCACGGCGCACAACATGAGCTCCAGAGCGAGGAGACAGCAGATGGAAGTTGAGAGGTCGCTGCACCAGATCTGGTTCTTCCTTTTCGTGTTTGTCGTGCTTTGCCTGCTCTTGTTCTGA
- the LOC102719764 gene encoding thioredoxin M2, chloroplastic translates to MASAALATSSTTVCSSPFAAASSSSYASASSARRLRAVPPSRGVRYHALRAVPGFAANRQGGGRGASVMCEVQGQDTSIQVPDVTKSTWQSLVMESEFPVLVEFWATWCGPCKMIDPVVGKLSQEYEGKLKCYKLNTDENPDIATQYGVRSIPTMMIFKNGEKKDAVIGAVPESTLISCIEKFVER, encoded by the exons atggcctccgccgccctcgccacctcctccacgaCCGTCTGCTCCTCTCCCTTcgccgctgcctcctcctcctcctacgcTTCCGCTTCGTCTGCGCGCCGCCTGCGCGCGGTCCCGCCCTCCCGCGGCGTCCGCTACCACGCCCTCCGCGCGGTCCCTGGTTTCGCCGCGAACCGTCAGGGTGGCGGCCGTGGAGCGTCGGTAATGTGCGAGGTCCAGGGTCAGGACACATCCATCCAAG TTCCAGATGTGACAAAGTCAACATGGCAATCACTTGTTATGGAGAGCGAGTTTCCTGTCCTTGTTGAGTTTTGGGCTACATGGTGTGGACCGTGCAAAATGATAGATCCAGTTGTTGGCAAGCTCTCCCAGGAGTATGAAGGAAAACTGAAATGCTACAAGCTCAACACTGATGAGAATCCAGATATAGCAACTCAGTATGGAGTCCGGAGCATCCCAACCATGATGATATTCAAGAATGGCGAAAAGAAAGATGCAGTGATTGGAGCTGTGCCTGAGAGTACACTGATCTCATGCATCGAGAAATTTGTTGAGAGGTAA
- the LOC102720042 gene encoding elicitor-responsive protein 3, translating to MVQGMLEVLLVGAKGLENTDYLCNMDPYAILKCRSQEQKSSVASGKGSDPEWNETFMFSVTHNATELIIKLMDSDSGTDDDFVGEATIPLEAIYTEGSIPPTVYNVVKDEEYRGEIKVGLTFTPEDDRDRGLSEEDIGGWKQSS from the exons ATGGTGCAGGGGATGCTCGAGGTGTTGCTCGTCGGAGCCAAGGGCCTGGAGAACACCGACTACCTGT GCAACATGGACCCGTACGCGATTCTGAAATGCCGCTCGCAAGAGCAGAAGAGCAGCGTTGCATCTG GTAAAGGGTCTGACCCTGAATGGAACGAAACCTTTATGTTCAGCGTCACTCACAATGCAACAGAGCTCATCATCAAGCTGATGGACAGTGATAGTGGCACGGATGATGATTTTGTTGGGGAAGCAAC GATTCCTTTGGAAGCAATCTATACAGAAGGAAGCATACCACCAACTGTTTATAATGTTGTGAAAGACGAAGAATACCGTGGAGAAATCAAAGTGGGTCTGACGTTCACTCCAGAG GATGATCGAGATCGGGGTTTATCTGAAGAAGACATTGGTGGATGGAAGCAATCATCTTGA
- the LOC102716315 gene encoding probable galacturonosyltransferase-like 3, which translates to MRVLAVVLLAAACAAAAAAAELPEFREAPAFRNGAGCAGAPTIQIAMTLDATYLRGSLAGVLSVLRHAACPESIAFHFVASSASPARRLAALRRALAAAFPTLPATVHRFDARLVRGKISTSVRRALDQPLNYARIYLADLLPRSVSRVLYLDSDLLVVDDVARLWATDLGPDAALAAPEYCHANFTSYFTDAFWSHPEYSSIFTNRARVPCYFNTGVMVIDLDRWRDGGYTAKLEYWMEVQKQEARIYELGSLPPFLLVFAGEVKAVEHRWNQHGLGGDNVAGQCRELHPGPVSLLHWSGKGKPWLRLDAGRPCPLDALWAPYDLLRRRGARDDLLAAVA; encoded by the coding sequence ATGCGCGTCCTCGCCGTGGTCCTGCTCGCCGCGGCGtgcgcggcggctgcggcggcggcggagctgccGGAGTTCCGGGAGGCGCCGGCGTTCCGCAACGGAGCGGGGTGCGCGGGCGCGCCGACGATCCAAATCGCCATGACGCTGGACGCCACCTACCTCCGGGGctccctcgccggcgtcctcTCCGTGCTTCGCCACGCCGCCTGCCCGGAGTCCATCGCCTTCCACTTCGTCGCCTCCTCGGCCTcccccgcgcgccgcctcgcGGCGCTGCGGCGGGCCCTCGCCGCGGCTTTCCCCACGCTCCCGGCGACCGTCCACCGCTTCGACGCGCGCCTCGTCAGGGGCAAGATCTCCACctccgtccgccgcgccctcgACCAGCCCCTTAATTACGCGCGCATCTACCTTGCCGACCTCCTCCCGCGCTCCGTCTCCCGCGTCCTGTACCTCGACTCcgacctcctcgtcgtcgacgacgtcgcCCGCCTCTGGGCCACTGACCTCGGCCCCGACGCAGCCCTCGCCGCACCAGAGTATTGCCACGCCAACTTCACCTCCTACTTCACCGACGCGTTCTGGAGTCATCCCGAGTACTCCTCCATCTTCACCAACCGGGCGCGCGTCCCGTGCTACTTCAACACCGGCGTCATGGTCATCGACCTGGACAGGTGGCGAGACGGCGGGTACACCGCGAAGCTGGAGTACTGGATGGAGGTGCAGAAGCAGGAGGCCAGGATATACGAGCTAGGGTCACTACCGCCGTTCCTCCTGGTGTTCGCTGGCGAGGTGAAGGCCGTGGAGCACCGGTGGAACCAGCACGGGCTCGGCGGGGACAACGTCGCGGGGCAGTGCCGGGAGCTTCACCCCGGGCCAGTGAGCCTTCTGCACTGGAGCGGCAAGGGGAAGCCGTGGCTTAGGCTCGACGCCGGCAGGCCGTGCCCGCTCGACGCGCTCTGGGCGCCCTACgacctgctccgccgccgcggcgctcgcGACGACCTTCTCGCCGCCGTTGCCTGA
- the LOC102719289 gene encoding E3 ubiquitin-protein ligase RMA1H1-like isoform X2 encodes MDQIYMAAVNNQTSLPDDEPVKKISGDMPVTAGNACFDCNICLDFAAEPVVTLCGHLYCWPCIYEWLRPGVESTASNNRSSSRRQCPVCKATLSPDMLVPLYGRGGSLKKSLNGVAIPRRPTVKREAVEHQNTQNSINDRHHQNMEPSPPLHPLRQSNHNSSATEFDFIYPPSPMGRGLIHSTAGGVLGGMAVAVLPWAFRGQVPPSMFMSPHYVTAHNMSSRARRQQMEVERSLHQIWFFLFVFVVLCLLLF; translated from the coding sequence ATGGATCAGATTTACATGGCTGCTGTCAATAACCAAACTTCATTGCCTGATGATGAGCCAGTGAAGAAAATTAGTGGAGACATGCCCGTGACTGCTGGAAATGCTTGCTTCGACTGCAACATTTGCCTTGATTTTGCAGCAGAGCCGGTGGTTACTCTTTGTGGTCATCTGTACTGCTGGCCTTGCATCTATGAGTGGTTACGCCCAGGTGTTGAATCTACTGCCAGTAACAACAGGAGTTCGTCAAGGCGACAGTGCCCTGTGTGTAAGGCTACACTCTCCCCGGACATGCTTGTGCCATTGTATGGTCGTGGGGGGAGTTTGAAGAAATCACTGAACGGCGTGGCTATTCCACGGAGACCAACTGTGAAGCGCGAGGCGGTTGAGCATCAAAATACACAGAACAGCATCAATGATCGGCATCACCAGAACATGGAACCCAGCCCTCCACTACATCCGCTGAGGCAGTCGAACCACAATTCCAGTGCCACCGAATTTGATTTCATTTACCCGCCATCACCAATGGGGCGTGGCCTGATCCACTCGACTGCTGGCGGTGTGCTTGGTGGGATGGCTGTGGCGGTGCTACCATGGGCATTCCGTGGCCAGGTGCCACCGAGCATGTTCATGAGTCCTCATTATGTCACGGCGCACAACATGAGCTCCAGAGCGAGGAGACAGCAGATGGAAGTTGAGAGGTCGCTGCACCAGATCTGGTTCTTCCTTTTCGTGTTTGTCGTGCTTTGCCTGCTCTTGTTCTGA
- the LOC102719008 gene encoding syntaxin-81: MSRVRDRTEDFKESVRVAALDHGYTESQLAALMSSFIIRKPTPKLPFTNAAIKTLESIKELEKFIVKHRKDYVDLHRTTEQERDNIEHEVGVFVKACKEQIDILKNRIHEEKSGNAKTWLGTSDESSRLDLIAHQHGVVLILSERLHSVTAQFDRLRTMRFQDAINRAMPRKRIQRKQETKAVGPSKPNLVLKSDVSKVEEQEVCTAPLRVQEQLLDDETRALQVELTNLLDAVQETETKMIEMSALNHLMSTHVLRQAQQIQYLYDQAVEATNNVERGNKELSQAIQRNSSSRTFLLLFFFVLTFSVLFLDWYSK; encoded by the exons ATGTCGAGGGTTCGCGACAGGACCGAGGACTTTAAGGAGTCCGTTCGCGTCGCCGCGCTCGACCATGGGTACACGGAG TCTCAGTTAGCCGCGCTCATGTCTTCTTTCATCATCCGGAAGCCGACACCCAAATTGCCATTTACAAATGCTGCAATCAAGACG CTTGAGAGCATCAAGGAACTGGAGAAGTTCATTGTGAAGCATAGGAAGGACTATGTTGACTTGCATCGCACCACGGAGCAAGAGAGGGACAACATTGAGCATGAG GTCGGTGTTTTCGTAAAAGCATGCAAGGAACAAATAGATATCCTAAAGAACAGAATCCATGAAGAAAAGAGTGGAAATGCAAAGACATGGCTTGGTACAAGCGATGAGAGTTCCCGGTTGGATTTGATAGCTCACCAGCATGGTGTG GTTTTGATCTTGAGTGAGCGTCTCCACTCAGTCACTGCACAGTTTGATCGTCTTCGGACCATGCGTTTTCAAGATGCTATTAATAGAGCGATGCCAAGAAAAAGGATTCAGAGGAAACAAGAAACCAAAGCTGTGGGACCATCCAAGCCAAACCTTGTATTGAAATCTGATGTTTCAAAGGTTGAAGAACAGGAGGTTTGTACTGCACCACTAAGAGTTCAAGAACAACTCTTGGATGATGAAACAAGAGCACTTCAG GTGGAGTTGACAAACCTTCTTGACGCTGTCCAAGAAACAGAGACAAAGATGATAGAGATGTCAGCACTTAATCATCTTATGTCAACACATGTTCTACGGCAAGCTCAGCAGATCCAGTATTTATACGACCAG GCAGTTGAAGCTACGAACAATGTGGAGCGTGGGAACAAGGAGCTATCCCAGGCGATCCAGCGCAACAGCAGCAGTAGAACCTTCCTCCtgcttttcttctttgttcttACTTTCTCCGTTCTCTTTCTGGACTGGTACAGCAAATGA